A region of Vanessa cardui chromosome 1, ilVanCard2.1, whole genome shotgun sequence DNA encodes the following proteins:
- the LOC124536453 gene encoding putative serine protease K12H4.7, which translates to MYLKYCSLLLILNNFVNGFGFFNIRNTFNYLNLELSSQITSISEDIKTRWIEQKFDHFDTNEKRKWKMRYFEGLSLWKSGGPVYLFLGGESEASSSWLSTGVMYDLAKETNGAMYVSEHRFYGDSKPLNGTDANSFKYLSSRQALADNAHLLKTIKSLPNFNNSKVVVIGGSYSGNLAAWMRLMYPDLVDAAIASSGPVLAKTDFYEYLEKVNDNYEQYGGPGCLDNIKNIFSRYEKLLQSSAGIEQLKKEENICNECDMTVSENQQVFFSYKVGHFMEYSQYGTTNKIENHCKSLNLSSELRRSQNGSKSFFWSERAECNNYDFNAMIKEYNSEENDWILAWIYQTCTEFGYFQTTSSKSQPFTDNIRVDFYTKMCTALFGSEFDKKRVDAGVEKTNEMYGGLKPNVTNVVFSNGDIDPWSTLGVLEDLSYKAPAVVIPRASHCRDLFSNGKGDYEELKEARKHIKYLIKSWIGAEDYLSM; encoded by the coding sequence atgtatttaaaatattgttcgttgctattaatactaaataacttTGTAAATGGTTTTGGGTTTTTCAATATTAGGAACACTTTTAACTATCTTAACTTGGAACTAAGTTCTCAGATAACGTCTATAAGTGAGGACATCAAAACGCGATGGATTGAACAGAAATTTGATCATTTCGAcacaaatgaaaaaagaaaatggaAAATGAGATATTTCGAAGGGTTAAGTTTATGGAAATCGGGAGgtcctgtttatttatttctgggTGGTGAAAGTGAAGCTTCATCTAGTTGGCTCTCGACAGGTGTAATGTACGACTTAGCAAAGGAAACAAATGGTGCGATGTACGTTTCAGAGCACCGTTTCTATGGGGACAGTAAGCCGTTGAATGGGACAGATGCAAATAGCTTCAAATATTTAAGTTCAAGACAAGCGCTCGCTGATAACGCACATTTACTGAAAACCATTAAATCGCTGCCGAATTTCAATAATTCCAAAGTCGTTGTTATCGGTGGTTCGTACTCCGGAAACTTGGCTGCTTGGATGCGATTGATGTATCCTGATCTAGTTGATGCCGCTATTGCAAGCAGTGGCCCTGTACTAGCCAAGACGGACTTTTATGAATACTTGGAAAAAGTCAATGATAACTACGAACAATACGGTGGTCCAGGTTGCttggataatataaaaaatatattttctagatATGAGAAATTACTCCAAAGCTCCGCGGGTATCGAACAattaaagaaagaagaaaatatatGCAACGAGTGCGATATGACAGTTTCGGAGAATCAGCAAGTATTTTTCAGTTACAAAGTTGGGCACTTCATGGAATATTCCCAATATGGAACTACAAATAAGATTGAAAATCATTGTAAAAGTTTAAATCTCAGTTCGGAACTTAGAAGATCTCAGAATGGGTCAAAGTCATTCTTTTGGTCTGAAAGAGCGGagtgtaataattatgattttaatgcAATGATAAAGGAATATAATTCTGAAGAAAATGATTGGATCTTAGCGTGGATTTACCAAACCTGTACAGAATTCGGTTACTTTCAAACAACAAGCTCAAAATCGCAACCATTCACGGATAATATTCGAGTGgacttttatacaaaaatgtgtACTGCTTTATTTGGATCTGAATTCGACAAGAAAAGAGTTGACGCAGGCGTAGAAAAAACGAATGAAATGTACGGAGGATTGAAACCGAATGTCACAAATGTGGTATTTTCGAATGGTGATATAGACCCGTGGAGTACTCTGGGTGTTTTGGAAGACTTGTCGTATAAAGCTCCAGCAGTGGTAATACCTCGGGCGTCTCACTGTCGAGATTTATTTTCGAATGGAAAAGGTGACTATGAAGAATTAAAAGAAGCTAGAAAACATATCAAATACCTTATTAAAAGTTGGATAGGTGCTGAAGATTACTTGTCTATGTAA
- the LOC124544416 gene encoding leucine-rich PPR motif-containing protein, mitochondrial-like, which translates to MLIRHFIKLTSTARVVTYNKFFINKKITLSPLCRCRNIQNRLYTTERETKNAEKLTYRNDIIFSGGPSKASTGRRSKLSSEELLEKLIANLSTDIHQKNRVYKNDLLAVINKIKELNMSSKKQGLLILRCCAELLPDETPSVRMALAELAWNTIKPHTKFEVEHYNELLRVYIANNRTLTVSTFVAQMGSVKPNLTTYELILRALGEAGDINQCTEVISNMKAQDLPATEHVFNSLIICQGKMGKLENIQEILTMMKSLKLEYSLNTFTAIARSFAFNKKNELLINEIEKARNVGIKFDEVHIMEIVKTLADVTNYGPIPQVLKYLPKEVLQSPSITPFMQSVTTSLVFQNHPMVALEIYKCLPLPSFGPKDDMGLHGRSLVRDCVKASMSSSIIAQITQELMTSGRNPIALQNAAEAALQLGKIPLALDMFTRMKHVGLPVRPHYFWPIFIHTSKTYGEKGIMNTLSTMVAMEVKPDYETIIDYILPHVSFTSPQNLMKKFLETGLTVTSVLTPMMVTLLNTGQVRAASEICELFQGKVDGEVLLQPLLKGYLISSDIKSTIHILEDVTAKASEKDKDWVGRFLCVCMSKKKVKDDITEVLLLVKALLNTQIRISTSAADYCISKIPENHKKENTDILKEAFIQITDDRLIDDGEFFVQRIPHPKQMNEAGLKAHLVELEAKGMNTRGVLRKLLQQYCREGNLAAAREILDKCQTEGVFLSAGMKASIFDLHVKLGELDLAEIALADLNKSSPNFTLDEYKVIDFATLMVYRKKIKKAFELIHEQSKKRRIKGGRNISMNCWRLMDATAAQGSPADTRHMLELLSALRYCRPDNTMLGPLVRVHLKSGNLEEAVKEFVKLSEKYKKTPLKHELLCKILKAMSDGKTEDTFIENEKANGKLNRLVQTILNVNKQIHGPGDVQLTLIAALADVGYKKTLRKLFLDPTIKFHPDALMRHCERFADEKKVEALEAIGECARDLRHINTEEIYNMILDVYQRDDKCQEALSLWYKMQENEIMPSQKFVRNLCALCKANNKHIPSDLSIFLDKQMKSV; encoded by the exons ATGTTAATTcggcattttataaaattgacaaGTACTGCAAGAGTAGTAACgtataataagttttttataaacaaaaaaattactctATCACCATTATGTCGCTGCAGAAATATACAGAACAg ACTGTACACAACAGAGAGAGAAACAAAAAATGCAGAGAAACTTACTTAcagaaatgatataatattctCTGGAGGGCCTTCAAAAGCATCTACTGGTCGTAGGAGTAAATTATCCTCTGAAGAACTACTTGAAAAGCTCATAGCTAATTTATCAACGGACATTCATCAAAAGAATAGAGTATATAAAAATGACTTATTAGcggttataaacaaaataaaggaattaaatATGTCATCTAAAAAACAGGGATTACTTATATTGAGGTGCTGTGCGGAGTTGCTTCCAGATGAAACACCTAGTGTGAGAATGGCTTTAGCTGAACTAGCATGGAATACTATCAA GCCGCATACAAAGTTTGAAGTAGAACATTACAATGAACTTTTAAGGGTATACATTGCCAACAATAGAACTCTCACAGTCAGTACTTTTGTTGCACAGATGGGATCAGTAAAGCCTAATTTGACTACTTATGAACTTATATTAAGGGCTCTAGGAGAG gCAGGAGATATCAATCAGTGCACGGAAGTAATATCTAATATGAAAGCTCAAGATTTACCGGCCACCGAACATGTTTTCAACTCTTTGATTATATGTCAAGGAAAAATGGG aAAACTAGAAAACATTCAAGAGATCTTAACTATGATGAAATCTCTTAAACTAGAATATTCTTTAAACACATTCACAGCGATCGCGAGATCTTTTGCCTTCAATAAAAAGAATGAACTTCttattaatgaaatagaaaaagCAAGAAACGTTGGAATCAAGTTTGACGAGGTCCATATAATGGAGATTGTCAAAACTTTGGCAGATGTTACAAATTACGGACCCATTCcacaa gtACTAAAATACTTACCAAAAGAAGTACTTCAATCACCATCAATAACACCGTTTATGCAAAGTGTGACCACATCGCTGGTGTTTCAAAACCATCCCATGGTCGCTCTGGAGATTTACAAGTGCTTGCCGTTGCCTTCATTCGGACCCAAAGATGATATGGGTTTGCACGGGAGAAGTCTGGTTAGAGATTGCGTGAAAGCGTCCATG TCTTCAAGTATCATCGCTCAAATAACCCAAGAGCTGATGACATCAGGTCGGAACCCAATCGCTCTACAGAACGCAGCGGAAGCAGCTCTGCAGCTTGGGAAAATCCCTCTCGCCCTGGACATGTTCACGCGCATGAAACACGTGGGTTTGCCGGTCAGGCCACACTACTTCTGGCCCATATTCATACATACTTCTAAGACTTACGGAGAGAAGG GTATAATGAACACACTCTCCACGATGGTGGCTATGGAAGTTAAACCGGACTACGAGACtataattgattatatattacCACATGTCAGTTTTACATCACCACAGAATCTCATGAAGAAGTTTCTGGAAACGGGGCTGACTGTCACAAGCGTCTTGACACCTATGATGGTCACATTGTTAAATACGGGGCAGGTCAGAGCAGCAAGCGAAATat GTGAATTATTTCAGGGGAAAGTTGATGGAGAGGTGTTATTACAGCCATTGTTAAAAGGTTATTTAATCAGCTCGGACATAAAGTCCACTATTCATATATTAGAGGATGTAACGGCCAAAGCTTCAGAGAAGGACAAGGATTGGGTGGGTCGGTTCTTATGTGTTTGTATGAGCAAGAAGAAGGTCAAAGATGATATTACCGAAGTTTTATTATTGGTTAAG gCCTTGCTAAATACTCAAATAAGAATATCGACATCCGCAGCGGACTATTGCATCTCCAAGATACCGGAGAATCACAAGAAAGAGAATACAGATATACTTAAAGAGGCATTTATTCAGATCACGGATGACAGACTGATTGATGACGGAGAGTTCTTCGTCCAACGCATACCTCATCCA aaacaaaTGAACGAAGCGGGTTTAAAAGCCCATCTAGTTGAACTAGAAGCGAAGGGTATGAACACGCGTGGTGTTCTCCGAAAATTACTCCAGCAGTACTGCAGGGAGGGGAACCTGGCTGCAGCCAGAGAAATACTGGACAAATGTCAAACGGAAGGG gttttcctATCAGCCGGTATGAAGGCCTCAATATTCGATCTTCATGTTAAGTTAGGAGAGTTGGATTTAGCGGAAATTGCTCTAGCGGATTTAAACAAGTCGTCGCCGAATTTCACGCTTGACGAATACAAAGTTATAGATTTTGCAACCCTTATGGTGTACAGGAAGAAGATCAAAAAGGCGTTCGAGCTTATCCATGAACAATCTAAGAAAAG AAGGATAAAAGGCGGCCGCAATATCTCGATGAACTGCTGGCGTCTGATGGACGCCACAGCGGCGCAGGGCTCGCCCGCCGACACGCGCCACATGCTCGAGCTGCTAAGCGCCCTGCGCTACTGCCGCCCCGACAACACCATGCTCGGTCCGCTCGTGCGAGTGCACCTGAAGAG TGGCAATCTCGAAGAAGCTGTTAAAGAATTCGTAAAATTATCAGAGAAGTACAAGAAAACTCCGCTCAAACACGAGTTGttgtgcaaaatattaaaagcaatgAGTGATGGGAAGACGGAAGATACTTTTATAGAGAACGAGAAAGCTAATGGAAAACTTAATAGATTGGTACAAACTATCCTCAATGTTAATAAGCAAATACACGGACCTGGCGACGTTCAG TTAACTCTAATAGCAGCTTTAGCAGACGTTGGGTACAAGAAGACATTACGTAAATTATTCCTCGATCCCACGATAAAGTTCCACCCGGACGCCTTGATGCGTCACTGCGAGAGGTTTGCTGATGAGAAGAAGGTGGAAGCGTTGGAAGCTATAGGAGAATGTGCTCGGGACTTACGCCATATTAATACTGAAGAGATTTATAACATGATTTTGGATGTCTACC AGCGTGACGACAAATGTCAAGAGGCCTTATCGTTGTGGTACAAGATGCAAGAAAACGAGATAATGCCATCTCAAAAGTTTGTTAGAAACCTGTGCGCTCTGTGCAAAGCAAACAACAAACATATCCCGTCAGATTTATCTATATTTCTCGATAAACAAATGAAGAGCGTCTAA
- the LOC124544407 gene encoding uncharacterized protein LOC124544407, whose amino-acid sequence MSKCDACKKNITKTSPGLECSKCERIVHLNNKCTGLTNKQITALKAAPSLEWTCQQCQQESPRRYASIIIPEEEEEDDESPVQINANKLLKNITKEVEKTIKSELRELNDSLQFHSAKLDEVVECIDAFKKTIKNLERKNIELTNKNNNLEIRLGALEQRLQELEQEKLAKFIEIANVPYQKNEEIKEIVEKVAIKLKVPKEGIKSVRRLQGRNDQIIKVELEDESTQEKWIIAAKGTKTTVSDINPTDKGNNNIVYIREAMTKLNKKIFWNAKQELKINQNFKFVWFKKRYVRARKDENEKTYTLKTMDDLYTIINKKA is encoded by the coding sequence ATGTCGAAGTGTGATGCTTGTAAAAAGAATATCACAAAGACCTCTCCCGGACTGGAGTGCAGTAAATGTGAGCGGATTGTGCACCTTAACAATAAATGTACAGGtctaacaaacaaacagataacTGCTCTAAAGGCAGCTCCTAGCCTTGAGTGGACATGTCAGCAGTGTCAGCAAGAGTCGCCAAGACGATATGCGTCAATCATTATTCCAGAAGAGGAAGAAGAAGATGACGAATCTCCTGTGCAAATCAACGCAAATAAACTTCTTAAGAATATTACTAAAGAAGTTGAGAAAACTATAAAAAGCGAACTACGAGAATTAAATGATTCACTACAATTTCATAGCGCGAAACTAGATGAGGTAGTAGAATGCATCGATGCATTtaagaaaactataaaaaatctaGAACGCAAGAATATagaacttacaaataaaaataacaatttagaaATTCGTCTGGGAGCTCTCGAACAACGACTACAGGAATTAGAGCAAGAAAAGCTCGCGAAATTTATCGAAATTGCTAATGTGCCATACCAGAAGAATGAAGAAATTAAAGAAATCGTAGAGAAGGTAGCTATTAAACTCAAAGTGCCTAAAGAGGGAATCAAGAGTGTAAGAAGACTTCAAGGTAGAAATGACCAGATCATAAAGGTTGAACTGGAAGACGAATCAACTCAAGAAAAATGGATAATTGCAGCTAAAGGTACTAAAACTACGGTATCGGACATCAACCCCACTGATAAAGGTAACAATAATATCGTTTATATTAGAGAAGCTATGacgaaactaaataaaaaaattttttggaaTGCTAAGcaagagttaaaaataaatcagaatTTCAAATTCGTGtggtttaaaaaaagatatgttAGAGCTCGTaaagatgaaaatgaaaaaacttACACATTGAAAACAATGGATGatttatacacaataataaataaaaaggcttaa
- the LOC124544396 gene encoding intraflagellar transport protein 74 homolog, whose amino-acid sequence MDFSESSAERVNTGRRTDVPRPVSRRGYREYTNSGSGISRSGTMRPTSAYRGGTASRLSTAGFGPAPPTASRQTTAMTGFSMIDRPITQQGLSGLRTSTARGFRTRQLQDKRYWEELMQVKVREMKAEIARLSEQADAGEREKSAKKHYEKRVRELAQELTDLQGRLADYNTAIRIANGEATKYSVEEQTKELEMNNKKLQEEVEQVFLEKQRKENQLRQLREQLDKEQSTISKLLSDMTTEQKSQYNELEATAAGLRDEVEQARIQIDHLNREKEEFTKEITGSQIKMHLLELHRRLVAAEEKRDNIKNEIKNRLDPQEEREKLLLQVREDNAAIASLDSNAANLKDQIRKVQELIEQAEQDLEEGNSERHQKYRELKKREETMDLFMSTYEENLKKEQEKIEQLEKDIVFALEHSSSNIDLDLSEIDSLKQREGYSSLNDDSKKTVESLTKDYERFQANLKKAEATRERLATELQTLPEKTLVMKEELITLTDLEKLRDEGEERKKALENEMKILKEKLAPTESAVVEASSKLRKLQETLDGNEMYAKLNSLEEQLAQLENRKTVLEEDIASITLKADYEPIKKEAMTELAALNKKIIEDLNNNKTY is encoded by the exons ATGGATTTTTCTGAGAGCAGCGCAGAACGTGTTAACACTGGCAGGAGAACAGATGTTCCCAGACCGGTCTCTAGGAGGGGCTATCGCGAATATACTAACAGTGGATCTGGGATATcaag AAGCGGCACAATGAGGCCCACGTCTGCATATAGAGGTGGCACGGCTTCACGGCTGTCAACGGCGGGATTTGGTCCAGCGCCGCCTACTGCAAGCAGGCAGACCACTGCTATGACTGGATTTTCAATG ATCGATAGACCAATAACTCAACAAGGGTTATCTGGCTTACGAACGAGCACCGCTCGAGGATTCCGCACGCGGCAGTTGCAAGACAAACGATACTGGGAAGAGCTTATGCAAGTAAAAGTAAGAGAGATGAAAGCCGAGATAGCGAGACTTTCGGAACAAGCTGATGCTGGGGAAAGGGAAAAATCTGCGAAAAAGCACTACGAGAAGAGAGTCAGAGAGTTAGCGCAGGAGTTGACAG ATTTACAAGGACGTTTAGCAGATTATAATACTGCCATTCGTATCGCCAACGGCGAAGCTACCAAATATTCAGTAGAAGAACAAACAAAAGAATTagaaatgaacaataaaaagtTACAAGAGGAAGTCGAGCAAGTGTTCTTGGAGAAACAAAGAAAAGAGAATCAATTGCGACAACTCAGAGAACAACTGGAtaag GAACAATCGACCATATCAAAGTTACTCTCTGACATGACTACAGAGCAAAAGTCACAGTACAACGAACTTGAGGCTACTGCAGCGGGTTTGCGGGATGAAGTAGAACAAGCGAGGATACAAATCGATCATCTAAACCGAGAGAAGGAAGAATTTACCAAAGAAATAACCGGCTCACAA ATTAAAATGCACTTACTAGAATTGCATCGCAGATTAGTAGCCGCTGAAGAGAAACGTGACAATATAAAGAATGAGATCAAAAATCGTTTAGATCCACAAGAGGAAAGAGAAAAATTACTATTACAA GTACGTGAAGACAACGCAGCAATTGCATCACTAGATAGTAACGCAGCTAATCTTAAGGACCAAATCCGTAAAGTTCAAGAACTTATCGAGCAAGCCGAACAG GATCTCGAAGAAGGAAATTCAGAACGACATCAAAAATACAGAGAATTGAAGAAGAGAGAAGAGACTATGGATCTATTTATGTCGACATACGAAGAAAACCTTAAGAAGGAGCAAGAGAAAATTGAACAACTAGAAAAAGATATAGTTTTCGCTTTAGAACACAGCAGTTCTAATATAGATCTGGATTTGAGTGAGATAGATTCTCTCAAGCAAAGAGAGGGGTATTCTTCTTTAAATGACGACAGCAAGAAAACAGTGGAAAGTTTAACCAAAGATTACGAGAGATTTCAGgctaatttaaaaaag GCTGAGGCGACTCGTGAACGTCTTGCAACAGAACTGCAAACGCTTCCAGAGAAAACATTAGTTATGAAAGAGGAGCTCATAACATTGACAGATTTGGAAAAATTAAGGGACGAAG GTGAGGAACGAAAGAAGGCTTTggagaatgaaatgaaaatccTCAAAGAAAAGTTGGCTCCGACGGAAAGTGCTGTTGTAGAAGCTTCTAGTAAACTAAGAAAATTACAG GAGACCTTGGATGGCAATGAAATGTATGCAAAATTGAACAGTTTAGAGGAACAGCTTGCGCAATTGGAAAACAGAAAGACTGTACTCGAAGAAGACATAGCCTCTATAACCTTGAAGGCAGATTATGAACCCATAAAGAAGGAAGCTATGACTGAACTCGCCGCTTTGAACAAAAAGATTATAGAAGatcttaataataacaaaacatattaa